CAACAACTAGCGGTGCTTACGTCAAATGTAGTTCACTATTGTACGTACAATTATGCCCTCAAAGTGTTCCCGCAGGAACACTTCTCACATTTTGCATTGTGTTCCGGCAGGAACATTCCCCCGGAATCGCTCGCGGCTGGTGAATAAACCGCGGCCCGATAACCCTGGGCCGCCGGGACAGCCGGGGGCGGCTGTCCCCACATGGGCTTCGCGATTCCGCACATCTGCCTCGCGATATAATGTCTCAGTAACGCAGCGCTCACCAAGGAGTCCGCATGGCAATCCAGAAGACCGACAAGATCTGGCACAACGGCAAGCTCATCAACTGGGACGACGCGACCATTCACGTGATGTCGCACGTCATTCACTACGGGTCTTCTGTGTTTGAAGGCATCCGCTGCTACGAACTGCCGACTGGCCCGGCGATCTTTCGCGCCGACGAGCACATGCAACGCCTCATCAACTCCGCCAAGGTCTATCGCATCGACGTGGATTTCACGCGCGAACAACTGGTCAAGGGCATGCTCGAAACCGTGGGACACAATGGCGTCTGGCCGTGCTACGTGCGTCCCATTGTGCTGCGCGGATATGGCGAGGCGGGCGTGAATCCCTTCAACTCGCCGACCGAGGTCTACATCATCAACTATCCGTGGGGAAAATATCTGGGTGGCGAAGTGGAAGGCTGCGACGTGTGTGTCTCCTCCTGGACGCGCCTTGCGCCCAACACTCTGCCCGCCATGGCCAAGGCCGGCGCCAATTACATGAACTCGCAGCTCATCAAGATGGAAGCCATTGTCAACGGCTACGTCGAAGGCATCGCGCTCGACGCGAGCGGCTTCGTCAGCGAGGGCTCGGGCGAGAATTTGTTTCTGGTGCACAACGACAAGCTGATCACCGCGCCGCTGGGCAACTCGGTGCTGCCTGGCATCACCCGCGACTCTGTCTTGCAGATCGCCCGCGACCTGGGCATCCCTGTGGTGGAGCAGATGATCCCGCGCGAGATGCTCTACATCGCTGACGAGGCCTTCTTCACCGGCACGGCCGCGGAGGTGACGGCCATTCGCTCCGTCGACAAGATTAAGGTTGGCAAAGGAACTATCGGGCCGATTACCAAGGCGTTGCAGAAAGAGTTCTACGCGATTGTCCGCGGAGAGAAGACCGACCGCTACAGCTGGCTCACTCCTGTTCCAGTCGGGAGTAAGAAAGCGAGCAAGCAGCCGGTCGGCGTTTAAATTTGCGTGATTCATTTACGACGTATAATTTGCGACGGCCTGGTAAGGCCGTCATCAGTGATGCGATGCGAGTGATGCATGCGAAGGGGCGCGAAACGCGCTCCTTTCGTGCGTCTTAGCCCGGGCCAAACAAAACAAGGTCAAACAAATTCCTAACCAAACAGATCGCAACCGAACACCCCTCAACAAGGAGAAAAAAATGTCCCAGCAGATGACTCCTGAATTTGTCCTTGGCTTTCGAGCCGTCATGCTCGATGGCTTCAAGCGCGAAGCGGAATGCACTAAGAAAGTGATTGCCGCCATTCCCGACGCGAAGTCCGACTACCGTCCCGATCCTAAGGCGAGGTCGGCGAAAGAACTGGCGTGGCATCTGGCGAATACCGATGTCCAGTTTCTGAATGGCATCGCCGACCTGCAATTCAAGATGGCCAATCCGGAGAACAAGCCGCAGACTTCGGCAGAAGTAGCTGCATGGTATGACGAGAACGTGAAGGGCTCGATCGCGCGCATAGAAACGCTGACCGCCGAGCAGTTACTCACGCCGGTAAGTTTCGCCGGTGGCATGTTCAACTTCCCTTCCGTTTTCTATCTTGGATTTCTCAACAACCACAGCATCCATCACCGTGGAGAGCTGGCGACGTATCTGCGGCCGATGGGATCGAAGGTGCCGTCGATCTACGGCGGCAGCTACGATGAGCCGCTGCAGCGGCCGGCCCCTGCGGAGACGGTCGAGGCTGTAGCGTAGCCTTGCTCATCGCTTTGAAAAGCCGCTCGCAAAGAGCGGCTTTATTATTTTGCGTACGTTTTATTTTTTATCATCCTTTATTTTTCGCGTTATTTTCCGCACCACAATACATCCACGGGATACTTGGCGAAGGCACGATCGGCGGTGAGGATGGTCATCTCCTCGACAATTGCCTGAGCGATGATGAGGCGATCGAATGGGTCGTTGTGGTGGAGCGCGAAATCGTAGACCTTAAGCGCATGGGCTTGCGTGATGGGCAGAGCGCGAATGCCCTGCACGGCCAATCTTTTGGGAACATACACCGCGGGTTCTTCAGGAAGCTTGTACTTGCCAAGCCGGGCCTTGATGCTGACTTCCCAGATGCAAGCCACTGAAAGGTAGATTTCTTCGTCGCCGTTGGTGATGACGTCGAGTCCTGCCCGGCCAATGGTTTCTGTGGAGCCTACGCTCCAGAGCCAAACCATTGTGTCGAGCAGGT
Above is a window of Candidatus Sulfotelmatobacter sp. DNA encoding:
- a CDS encoding branched-chain amino acid transaminase; translated protein: MAIQKTDKIWHNGKLINWDDATIHVMSHVIHYGSSVFEGIRCYELPTGPAIFRADEHMQRLINSAKVYRIDVDFTREQLVKGMLETVGHNGVWPCYVRPIVLRGYGEAGVNPFNSPTEVYIINYPWGKYLGGEVEGCDVCVSSWTRLAPNTLPAMAKAGANYMNSQLIKMEAIVNGYVEGIALDASGFVSEGSGENLFLVHNDKLITAPLGNSVLPGITRDSVLQIARDLGIPVVEQMIPREMLYIADEAFFTGTAAEVTAIRSVDKIKVGKGTIGPITKALQKEFYAIVRGEKTDRYSWLTPVPVGSKKASKQPVGV
- a CDS encoding DinB family protein encodes the protein MSQQMTPEFVLGFRAVMLDGFKREAECTKKVIAAIPDAKSDYRPDPKARSAKELAWHLANTDVQFLNGIADLQFKMANPENKPQTSAEVAAWYDENVKGSIARIETLTAEQLLTPVSFAGGMFNFPSVFYLGFLNNHSIHHRGELATYLRPMGSKVPSIYGGSYDEPLQRPAPAETVEAVA
- a CDS encoding type II toxin-antitoxin system VapC family toxin, whose translation is MKYLLDTMVWLWSVGSTETIGRAGLDVITNGDEEIYLSVACIWEVSIKARLGKYKLPEEPAVYVPKRLAVQGIRALPITQAHALKVYDFALHHNDPFDRLIIAQAIVEEMTILTADRAFAKYPVDVLWCGK